In the genome of Luteitalea pratensis, the window GATGGCCTTGCGCGCCGCACCGACCGACCAGCCGCGCTTGATCAGCCAGCTCGACACCCCGCCACCGAAGAAGTTGCCGGCGTCGGCCGCCAGAAATGGCACCCAGAAGGCGAGCAGTCCCTCTTCGACACTGAAGCCCCGGCTCACCAGGTAGATGGCGAACCAGTCCGTGATGAAGAACCACACCGGGTCGGTGAAGCTCTTGGACACGATGTAGCCCCATGTTTGCGGCAGCCGCAGCAGCGTGGCGTAGGGCAGGGCCTCGCCGCCGGCGTTCTCGGCCGGATCCACCTGATTGCGGTCGCGCAGGATCATGTCGCGCTCCTCCTCGGTGATCAGCGGGTGGTCCTCGGGCTTGCGGTAGAGCACGAGGAACAGCGCCATCCAGAGGAACCCGAGCGCGCCGGTGATGATGAACGCCGGACGCCAGCTGCCGAACGTGGCGTAGAGCGAGAGGACGAGCCACGGTGCGATGGCGGCGCCCACCGACGAGCCGCTGTCAAACAGCGCCACCGCCCATCCGGACTCGCGCCGCGGGAACCACTCCGACACGGCCTTGGTCGCGCCCGGCCAGTTGCCTGCTTCGCCCAGGCCGAGTGCGAAGCGCGCCGCCATGAAGGAGCCGAGGCCATTGGCCCACGCCGTCGAGATCGCGGCCAGCGAGTACCAGGCCACGCCCACCGAGAGCCCGCGCCGCGTGCCGAGGTGGTCGATCACGCGCCCCGCGATGGTCTGGCCCACGGCATAGGCGACGCGGAAAGCGATCAGCACCCGGGCAAAGTCCGAGTTGGTCCACCCGTAGAGCTTCTTGAGCTCCGGCGCGAGCACGCTCAACGTCTGCCGGTCGATGTAGTTGACGACCGTCGACAGGAAGAGCAGCCCACCGATGTACCACCGAAGCCCACGCACGCGCCGCGCCACCCGGTTGCTCCCGCGAAATCGTCCCGACAGGGGAAAGCGCGTGAAGCTTACCGCAGGGCCGGCTTATGCTTGAGAGTCATGTCGTGCCCGCCCGCTCGAGTCCTCGTCCGCCGCTGCGCCTGTGTTGCGCTTGCCATCCTCATCTTGGCGGCGTCGCCCGGCGCACAAGTCGCCGGTGGCCCGGGAGCCCCGGCGAGCCAGACGGCACGCTTCGATGCGCCGGCAGTCCGCCTCGTGCTGCTCATTGCCGTCGATCAGTTCCGCCCCGACTACCTGTCGCGGTTCGGCCCGCCCGAGGGCGGCCTGAAGACCCTGCTCACCCGCGGTGCGGTATTCACCTCCGCGTACCTCGAGCACGGCACCACGGTGACCGCCGTGGGCCACTCGACCATGCTGACAGGTTCGACGCCAGCGGTCAGCGGCATCATCGAGAACACCTGGTACGAGCGCGCCACGAAGACGACGGTCGAGAGCATCACTGACTCCACCGTGCAGATCGTCGGCGCGGCCGCGTCTGGCGGTGTCGGTGCGTCGCCGCGTCGCCTCCTGGTCCCCACGCTTGGCGATCAGATCAAGATGGCGTCGGCGGCCGCGCCGGGCACGCCGCTGGCGCCGCGGGTGATCGGCATCTCCCTCAAGGATCGCAGCGCGATCCTCCCCGCGGGCCACGCCGCTGACGCCGCCTACTTCTTCCGCGGCGGGCGTTTCGTCACGAGCACCTACTATCGTCCGGCCCTGCCTGCGTGGGTCGAGGCGGTCAACGCGCGCCGCATTGCCGATACGTACGCCGGCAAGCAGTGGACCTTCGATGGCGGTGCGCACGCGTATCCGGCAACGACCGGCGCCGCGCTCGACGCAGCCGTCGCCGCCAGCCCGGCAGGCAACGAGCTGGTGCTGGCGGTGGCCACGGCCGCCCTCGAGCACGAACAGCTCGGGCAGCGCGGCGTCACCGACGTGTTGACCGTCAGCTTCTCCGCCAACGACTCGGTGGGTCATGCCTATGGCCCGGAGTCGCCCGAAGTGCGGGACATCACTCACCAGACCGATCGTCAGCTGCAGACGTTGCTCGACGAGGTCGAGCGGCGCGTCGGCCTGCGGCAGACGCTGATTGCGTTCACTGCCGACCACGGCGTCGCGCCCAGGCCCGAGGCGGCGACGGCGTTGCGGATCCCGGGAGGACGGTTTCCCGCGACGGTGGTGAGCGACGCCATCGAATCGGCGCTGGTGGCCAAGTACGGCGCCGGGCCCTGGATCGAGAAGGCGCCGTCGCTGGCAAACATCTATCTCGATGTGGCGCTGATTGACGGCAAAGGCCTCGACCGCGCGGAGGTCCGGCGGGTCGCTGCTGAGGCCGTGTCGAGAGTCCCTCATGTCGCGCGGGTGTACACGCGCGACGCGATTCTCTCGGGCGCCGTACCCCGAGAGACGATTTCAGAACGGATCACGCGTGGCTATCACCGTGATCGCTCGGGCGACCTGCACGTGTTGCTGGAGCCACACTGGATCGCGGGCGGGGCGAACGCGACACATGGCACGCCCTACGGTTATGACGCGCACATTCCCTTGATCCTGATGGGGCCGGGTATCGTGCCGGGCAGGTACCGCGACCACGTCGCGTTGCAGGATCTGGCGCAGACGCTGGCGGCCGTTCTCGAGGTCGAGCCGCCGTCGGGTGCGCAGGGGCGAGTACTCGCCGAAGCGTTGCGCACGGATGGCGGTAGCGGCGCCAACGCCGCCGATCCGGCAGCGGCCGGGCGCACGCCGCCTGCGCACCGGCGGAACGCGCCGTGATCGCCGTTTCGGACACGATTGTGCTGCACGAGCGTGATCTCGAGGAGCGGTTCGTACGCGCCTCAGGCCCTGGCGGTCAGAACGTCAACAAGGTCGCGACAGCGGTGCAACTGCGCGTCGACGTCGCCGCCACGAGCCTGCCGACTCCGGTCAAGTCACGCCTGCTGCGCCTCGGCGGCAGTCGCGTCACGACCGACGGCGTGCTGGTGATCGAGGCGCGTGAGTACCGGACGCAGGCGCAGAATCGCGTCGCGGCCCGCGAGCGGCTCCGCGCCCTGCTCGAGCAGGCGGCCACCCCACCCCGGCCTCGCCACGCCACGTCGCCCTCGAAGGCCTCGCGCGTGCGTCGGCTCGAATCGAAGCAGAAGCGCAGTGACCTGAAGCGAGACCGTCGCTCGTCGTCTAACGAATGACCTTTGGTCTCGCCCGCGTACACCTTCTGGCGGAACATCATAGCGTTCGACCTTTCCCAGCGCAGCCGGGATCCCAATGCCCGCTGGCGGCGTCCAAGAGGAGTGCTGGGCAAACGTTGCGTATTGCGTATTGCGTATTTGCCTTGTACAAGCATCGAGCCGCCGGAAGTGCCCCCCTTTCCGTGTGCGGCGTCTTTCCTTGAACCTTGGGCGGATCCGATCGGGATACGCGCACTTGTGACGATGGCGCAGATTTCGCAAAGGTCCCGACCGGCTTGGGCTTCCCAGCCCTCAATCGAGCGGGAGCATGAAAAGGGTGGCTATGCAGAAATTCGTGATAGCGGCAACACTGACGTGCGCGGGGATCATGGGCAGCACGGGCGCAAGTGCCGCTCAGTTGAGCCCCTTCAACTTCTCGGTGGCGGGCGGTGGCGTCGCGGGCACGATGACGCACTGGAACGATATCGACATCAACTTTTACGAGCGCGGCGCAGCAGCCGGCCTGTCGAGCCCGGCGTTCATCCCTGACCAGAGGGCGGCTGAACTGAACGCCCAAGTGGAGGACGAGACACCGACGTGGACGCCGGGTCCGATGAGCTTGTTCGCGTTCCCCAGCACCTCCTCGTCGATGGACGACGCGACGACGGCGGACGTGCCCGAGCCTGCAGGCCTGGCGCTGATGGGCTTGGCGCTGTCGAGCGTGGCGCTCGCGATTCGCCGTCGGCCTCGGTCCTGACGACCGTTCGGCACGCAGCCTGGTACCCGGGGACGAGGTAGATGAGACACGGAAACGGAGGTTGCCCTCCATTCCGTGTTTTCTTGTCTTGGCTAGGACCAGCCTGCTCTCGGTAGACCCGGTGCGACTCGGAGCGCATTGGCGTGGTAGATCTTCCGCAGAACCTGGTCGGGCAACTGCATCCCGTACAGCTTCCAGAAGGCGTGGTAGTTCCGGTAGTAGTCGAAGTACTCGTCGCCGGTCTCGAAGACGCGCCAGTAGTACGGGTATTCGCGCGGCTCGTACGCGTCCTTGCCGAACAGGATCCGGTCCCGGTACTTGATGAAGAACTCCCGCGCGGCCCGCGGCTGCCGGCCGAACTCGTAAAGGACCGCTGACACTTCCAGGACCACGTTGGGCATCTGGTCGAGCGCCGCGGCGGCGCGCTTCAGGTCGTGGCCGTAGTAGCCAAAATGCGCGGCGATGTAGCGGGTCTTCGGGTTGGCCGCGAACATCCGGTCCCGCTCTCCGAGCAATTCGTCGAACGAGGGTTGTCCGGGAGCGTTGTTGCGACGGCTCGGGAAGAGCGCGAGCTCGAGCCAGCGCTCGTTCTTGTAATCCATGGAGGAGAAGAACTCCATCGGCTCCGCGGTGTGGATCAGCACCGGGATGTCGAGGCGCGCGCACGCCTGCCAGACGGGATTCATCACCGGATCGTCGAGCCTCAGCCGGCTGCCGTCGCTCTTCTTCGTGGTGAGCCCCAGGTTCTTGAAGATCTTCAGCCCGATGGCGCCGGCCTTCACCGAGGCCTCGAGGTCGGCGACCGCCTTGTCGGCCCAGCCCGGCGCGTCGGCTCGCTCCCAGTCCACGTTGGCGAACACACGGAAGCGATCCGGGTACTTGCTCGCCTTGATGTAGTCGGTCTTCTGACGAATCGACTCGGGACTGCTGCCGCCACTCAGGTTGACGAGCACGCGCACGTTCATGGCATCGAGTTCGCCGACTAGTCGTTCGATCGTGTCCGGCGTCGGGCCGGTGTGACTGTGAATGTCCACGACCGGGAACTTCGCCTTCGGCACCAGGTGCTGCTCGGTCACCAGCGTCGATCGGGGCCGGTAATCGAGGATGCTGGGCGGCGGGAACTCCGGTTTCTGGCACCGGCCGACGCGGACCTCCGTCGTGCCTGGCGGACACTCGCCGCTGGCGTCGGGTGGCTGCGAGGGAGCCCCGCCACCACGTGGCTGGGCGACGACGCCAAGCGTCACGCCGACGATGGCGAGAGTGATGGCGCCAACCAGGGGAGAGCGAACACGGGACATGTGCTGCACTTTACCCCGCCCGGCAGGGAGACGAGCGTGCGGCGGCGCGGCCGCGCAGTGCGGGGCGCCGAGCAGGGATCCCGCTGACGGCCGCCATGGACGCCTGCCGCACGAGAGCGACATCATCGTCGTCACCCGTGCCCCGGCCGCCTCGGACGGGGTACGCTTTCGCTGTGGAAACCCATGACCCCCTGAGCGTGGGCCGCCGGCTCGGCGAGATCCGGGAAGGCCTGCTGCGTCTGCACCAGAGCCTTCTCGATTGGCAGCGGCGCGCCCACGAGCGACTGCACGGCCGCATGTCGGCGACCGAGCTGTTGCAGGTGCTGTTACACGACCCGGAGTTCGCGTGGCTGCGACCGATCTCCGAGATCATCGTCCACATCGACCAGATGCTCGCCGACGAGGGCACGGCCGACGAGGACGCGATCCTCGTGCAGGTCCGCGCCCTCGCCTCGCCGGACGCCGACGGCACGCCGTACGCCCAGCGCTATCTGCAGGCCATCCAGGAATCGCCCGACGCCGTCCTCGCCCACAAGGACCTGCTCGCGTTGTTGCGTCGCCAGCGCGCACCACGGTGAGAGACGACAACGGCCGCGCCCCCTGGGGAACGCGGCCACCACTTGAGGCTTGAGGCTTGACGCTTGAGGCTTGAGGCTTGAGGCTTCAGGTCTCAGGTCTCAGGTCTCAGGCAAGAAGGTCCGGCGAGCGGGCCTGCCAATCGAGAAGGCGGACGGAAGGTAGGGCCGGCGTTCCAAGCCCGGCCCCGATCCCGATCCGTGATACCCGGTGCCCGGTGCCCGGTGCCCGGTATTTCCTCAGAACAGGAACTTCACCGTGAAGAACCCCGTCGTGCCCGGGTCGAACAGATCCGCCATGCGGTAGCGCGGGTCGTAAGCGTTGCTGCCGTCCGGCGACGCCAGAATCCGCGCGTTGTAGTCGTAGCCCTGCGACAAATCGACGTCGCTCAGAGAGACCGCCGACGACGCGCGCGGTGCGCCGGCGCCGCGATTCAGGTAGTTGAACTCGTGCCGCGTCGCCTTCTGGTTGAAAACGTTGAGCACGTTGAGTTCGAAGCGCATGCGTTTGTTGTTGCTGCCGACGTTGAATTCCTGCGAGAGCAGCATGTCTGTCCGTGACAGCACTGGCGTGCGCCCCATGTCGCCGCGGCCGTTGACGAACAGTGGCGTCTGGTTGGCGGAGTTGACGTAGGTCGTGAGCGGCGTGCCGCTACCGGCGTATAAAAACGCCCCAAGCTGGGTACCGAACGGCAGCATGTAGCTGCCATAGAGCTTGACGACGTGCGGGCGATCGGTCGGCAGGCGGCCGAGCACGTCGAGCGTCCCGTGTGAATCCCAGAAGATCTCGTCGATGTCCCAGGCACGGTTGGCGTTGCCACCGGGGCGGGCGACGCTGCCGGCCTGCTGCTGCGCCGTCGTCGAGGTCACGTTGGTCGTCGGCGTGTTGACTTCCTCGGACGCGGCAAGGCCCGAGTAGTTGCCGTACAGCCGGCTGTAGACGTAGCTCGCGCTCCAGAAGTAGTTGTTCGAGTAGCGCTTGTTCACCGTGAACTCGAGCGCGTCGTACTGGCGCTTCGGCTCCGGCACCAGGTACCCAAGCGGCGTCGCGCCGGAGGGGAACTGGATGGTCGCGAGGCCACGTCCCGGGTTGCCGATGATGTACGTCTCGTCGCCATTCGCATCGACGGCGCCGATGTCCTCGATGGTCTGCGACAAGTTGTTGTGGACGTAGTGCGCACCCACGGTGATGTTGCCACCGAGCTGAAACTCGGTGCCGATGCTCGTGCTGTCCTGATACATCGGCTTGATATCGGGATCGGTGGAATCGAAATTCGGGACGCGACGATCACGGAAACTGCCAGGTACTACCCACAAATCCGCGCCGGGCATGTTCGACAGGTTCAGGTTGCTGACGTCGGTCGTCTCCAGGCCTCGGTAGTAGATCTGCCACGTGTCGCCACCGTAGGACCCGCGCGACAACTCGTACTTGGTCCAGTCGTAGTAGCGGCCCCAGCTGCCGTAGACCTTGAAGCGGCCGTCGCCACGCACGTCGTAGCTCGCGCCGAGGCGGGGCGCCATCTTGTCACCGAAGCCGAACTCCATCGCCGGAACACCTTCCCGGAACGACGGCACGGTCTCGCTCTCGGTCCGCAGCCCGAGGTTGAGCGTCAGCTTGTTCGCAATTGTCCACTGATCCTGCACGTACAGCGAGTAGATGTCGGCGCCGGCCTCGCCCTGCACGCCGCGGTTGTTCACCGCGTAGTAGCCGTAGGTGCCCCGCCCTTGGTTCGCCCCGGTGGGTGCAACGAAGTTGCTGTCCCAGAAGATGTCAACATACCCGCCCGGGTACACCTGGTTGGCATCGTTGATGGTCTTCTGCCAGCCGAACCCGCCCCGCAGGTTGTGCGCGCCGGCGGCGGTGAACGCATGGTTGTAGTCGGCGTTGACGAAGCCGCGCTTGGTCGTGTCGTTCTCCACGATCAACGCGCGTGGCGTGTTCTGCGTGCCCTTCGGGCCCTGCGCGCTGGGCGGGACGCCGGCCATTCCAATGTTCGAGATCTGGTAGATGTAGTTGGTCGTGTTCGGGATGCCCGTGTCCTCGTAGTTGTCGTGGAAGTAGCCGCCACGCACCGAGAAGAACGACGACGAGCTCAGCGCCACGTCCACATTGCCGGTCGTGCTCACCTGCATCGCCTTGAAGCCGCGTTCGAGGTTGACCTGGTTGGCGGCAAACGAGCTGGTGATGACGTCACGGCCGGAGCCGTCGTACGCAGGCAGCGTGCCCTCCGAGGTCGTCGGCGTGAACAGCACCGAACCCGACGACGTCACGCGCCCGGCGCGGTGGGTCACCTTGCCGAACGCCTGGGTGTAGGTCTGCGTCCGCTCGATCTCGCCAGGCTCGGTGCCATTGCTGAACAGGTACGAGTTGGTGCGGCGCGCGAATCGCGGCGAATAGGACGCGAAGAAGAACAGCTTGTCACGCAGAATCGGGCCGCCGATCGATCCGCCAAGCTCGTTCTTGTGATCGGGCTGCTTGTTGTCCTGGAAGTAGTTGACGGTCACCTCATCGCTCGGGTCGAGCACGAGCCGCTTCACCGGGCCGGCGGACAGCGGCGAGCCCTCGTAGTAGTAGTGACCCTCGCCGCGGAAGGTGTTGCCGCCCGACTTGGTCACGGCGCTGATCACCCCGCCGAGCGCGCCGCCGTACTCCGCGCCGATGCCCGCCGTCTTGACCTGCACCTCCTGCAGGAACTCGAACACCGTGTTCTGCCGCGATCGCCCGTCCACCAGGCTGTTGGTGACGACGCCGTCGACGGTGAACGCGTTCTCCGCGCCGCTCGCGCCATTGACCTGGAAGCCGCCTTCGATCTCGCCCGAGTTCACCGACGGCGCCGTCAAAGCGATCGACTGGAAGCTCCGGCCCTTCGGCATGCGATCGATTTCCTCCTCGCGCACGTTGTGGGCGACGAGGGTGCTGCGGACGTCGATATCCTGGGGCGCAGCCGAGACCTGTACCACTTCGGTCAGGTCACCGACCTTGAGCTGGGTATCGATCTTGATGGTCTTGCCGAGCGTGATCGCGACGTCGGGAATCTCGGACTTCGCGAAGCCGGACAACTCGATGACCATCGCGTAGCGGCCCGGGTCCAGATCAGGCACGTTGTAGACGCCGTCGCCGCTGGTCACGACCGACTTCACGGCGCCGGAGCCCTTGTTCGTAATGGTGACCGTGGTGCCGGGAAGCACCGCGCCACTGGTATCGGTGACCGTGCCGGTCAGCCCGCCGAAGCGCTCCTGCGCGCTGAGCGGGCGGGGGAGCAGCAGGAGCACGGCTGCTGCGGCGGTCAGGAATCTGCCCGCGAAATGCATGTCGTCCCTTCCTGCGGCCGTTCTGCGGCCGCGAAAGACGGACGTCCGCCCATGCTCACCAGAGCCGGGGCGACGACACCCGTCGCCACGCGCAGAGCACGTGACGGGGCACAAGGAGAGCAACTCGTGAGCCGGGATCCGCGAGCTGGGGCGCTCTCGGGATGACTCATCACGCAGCTTGGACGGGCCGCGGTCGATGGGTGGTGGAGTGGAGGGCTACTCTGACGAATGGCAGATCGTGGCCGGCGGCTTCGCAGGGTCCGTGGCGAACGGGACGTGCCTGTGGTTCAACTTTCCGGAGATCCAGCCCAGCCTGCACCAACGTCATGGATTTCCGCGCGGCCACAGCGGTCACTGCGGGCCCGACGAGAGTTCCTGCGCGACCTGTCGTCCGGCTATGCGCGCGTCCTGCGTGTCCACGCGATCCTTCTGCCACTCGTCGCCGATGGCACGGTAGAAAGCGGCGAACGCCGTGGCGGTTGTGATGCCAGGATCCGCTGCCACCTCGAGCACGTGCCTGAGTTCGTGGCCGAGTGTGATGAGTTGACGATCCTCGGCGTCCTCGAGCGTGGTCCAGCCCTCGTCGCCGTACAGGGTCACCATGAGCCACCGCCGTCCGTCCGCGCCGATGCCCATGAACCCCATGCTGCCGGCGAGATCGCCCGGTCTCCTGGGCGTCGACCTGACATACACCACCACATCCGTGCGGGAGAGTTCGTCGAGCAACTTTCCGATGGTGCGTGACCGCATCACGCCCCTGGCGATCAGGGCCTCCACCCGCCTGTCCATGGGCCGCACTTGCGCGAGCGCGTCCGAGGCAAGGACGGGACGTGCGGACTGCGGTAAGGACAAGACGGTCGCGACCAGCACGCTCATGCGTGCGGCGCGTGAGGCCAAAGTGGTCATGCCACTTGTACGACTCAGTCGGTTCGTTTGTTCACTTTGTTAGAAAAGAAAATAGTAGAGCCGAGTATGACTCAAATGCTCGAGCTTGTGGTCGTACCTTTGGGGCGTCGTCGCAACGCCGGAATGCCGCCAATGCTGGCCTTTCAGCCCGGGTGTAGGCGTCGAGCTTGCTCGACGCTGCCGCGCGACTGCATGACCTCCGAACCCCAAGCTGGGACAGCCGGCGCTCCAGGGCGCGAACTCGCGCGCTCTGGTAGCGGCCCGCTGTCCCAGCGGGCCGTGTCGTCCGACGGCAGGACGCCGACGTGGCAGCTCGGCGCTACCAGGGCCGACATCGAGAGCAGCACCGCAGCGCGTCCTGCGACACAAGCCGCGCTCAATTGAGGTAGGGTGACAGCGCATGGACGCAGGGTCTTCGGCTCGAGTGGAGGAGGCGCGTGTTCAAACCGTCTCCACGGACGTCGACGTCAAGTTCAGACGATTGCTCGACCGCCTCGCGCCGCTCGTGCGCGACGGGCTCATCGTGGCGTTTTCAGGCGGCGTCGACAGCGCGTTTCTGCTTTGGGCTGCCGATCGAGCGCGCCAGGCACATGGCGGCAGGGTGCTCGCGCTCACCGCAGTGTCGGCCAGCATGGCGACGGTCGAGCGCGACGATGCTCGTGATTTCGCGATGCGCCTCGGCGTCGAGCATCTGTGGCAGGAGAGCCTCGAGGTCTCGAACCCGGCCTACGTCGCCAACGACGGCTCGCGCTGCTACCACTGCAAGAGCGAACTCTTCCGGATCGGCGGCAATGTCGCGCGCGAACGCGGCTACGGCGCGCTTGCCTATGGCTACAACTTTTCCGATCGCGGCGACACGCGCCCGGGGCATCGCGCCGCACTCGAGAACGACGTGGTCTCGCCGCTGGCCGACGCCGAACTGACCAAGGACGACATCCGCGTCCTTCTGCGCGCGCATGGGTTGCCACTTGCCGACAAGCCCGCGAGCCCGTGCCTGAGTTCGCGGCTCATGACCGGTGTCGCGGTCACCCCCGGCAAGCTGGCCGATGTCGAAGCGCTCGAGGCGTTGCTGCGTACCGGCGGGCTTCGCGTCTTCCGCGTGCGGTTGCACGAAGCGGGCGCCCAGAGATTCCTGAGGCTCGAGGTTGCTCCCGACGAACTGTCGCGCGCACTCGAACTGCGTGAGGACCTCGTGCGCGAGGGCATCGCGCGCGGCTATCGCTGGGTGACGCTCGACCTCGCGGGCTATCGCATGGGCGGAGGGACCTGAGGCCATGAATCGCGACGAGCTGTCGAGGCTCCTTGAAGCGGTCGCCTGCGGAGCCGTGAAACCGGCCGTGGCGGCAGACCAGTTGGCTGGCGGGCCGTTTCGCAGTACCGAGCTCGAGTTCGCCACCCTCGACCACCATCGCAGCCTGCGCCATCGCATGGGCGAGGTGGTCTACGGCGAGGGAAAGACCGCCGCGCAGTGCGTGGCGATCGCCGAACGTCTCGCGGCCACCGGCACGCCGGTGCTCGTGACGAGACTCGATGCCGAGCGGAGCGCGGCCCTGCGCCAACATTTTCCTGAGGGGCGCGAGAATCGCTCTGCGCGTACGTTCATCGCCAATGCTCCGGCCGTCAAAGGTTCGTCGAGCGGTGAGCCGTTCGTGGCGATCATCGCCGCAGGCACCAGCGATCTTGCGGTGGCAGAAGAGGCGGCTGAAGTGTGTGTCGCGAGCGAGACGGCGTTTGAACGTATCTGCGACGTCGGCGTGGCGGGCTTGCACCGTCTGCTCCACAAGATTCCCGAAATCCAACAGGCGTCGGCGCTCGTCGTCGTGGCCGGCATGGAAGGAGCGCTTCCGAGTGTCGTCGCGGGGCTCGTCGGCCGACCGCTGTTCGCAGTGCCGACGAGTGTTGGCTATGGCGCAAGCTTCGGAGGGCTTGCGGCGTTGCTGGCGATGCTCAACTCGTGCGCGCCGGGCGTGACTGTCGCCAACATCGATAACGGTTTCTCGGCGGCGTACGCCGCCTGCAATGTCGCCCACCTCGTGCGCGAGGCGCGCCTCGAAGGCGCACGGCGGGAGTCGCTGTGACCCGGAGCTTGTTTCTCGAGAGCGTCGCTGGAATCGCTGGCGACATGTTCGCGGCCGCTTTTCTGGACGCGGGCCTCGTGACGCGCGAGCAGCTCGAGCGGCTTCCGGCCGAACTTGGCCTCGAGGGTGTGCGCCTCGATATCACGCATCCCATCAAGGCGACGATGCGCGCGACGCACGTGCTGGTGACAGCCGATGGCGACGCATGGAAGCGCGCGCTCGGCGCAAGCCATGACCATGCGCACGGTGCCGTCGGTGTGATGTCGCCCAGTGGTGCGGCCGAGGACGAGTGGAGCGTCACGAAGGGCGCGTCGATCGACGACAACCCTGGACACCTCCTGAGCGCGAGTGGGCATGCGCATGCCCACTCGCACGCGCATGCCCACTCGCACGAGCCGGGGCACTGGCATACGCATTACCGCGACCTCGACGCGTTTCTCGAGCGCTCGCGCCTCGAGCCCGCCGTCAGGCAGCTGGCGCGCGACGTCTTTGGCGTGATTGCACGGGCCGAAGCCGAGGCGCACGGGATGAGCGTCGACGAGATCGCCTTTCATGAAGTGGGCGCGGTTGACTCGGTGCTCGACGTGGTGATGTCGGCCTTCTGTGTCGTGCGCTCGCAAGTCGATGCGATTTACGCGACACCGGTGAAGCTTGGCCGTGGCGTGATCACGATTCAGCACGGCACGCACCCGGTGCCACCGCCCGCATCGGCGCGCATCGTACTCGGCATGCCGGTGGCGGCGGTGCCCGAGGCGATCACGCGCCCGAACGTCGAGCTGTCGACGCCGACGGGCCTTGCGATCCTGAAGGCGCTCAACGTGCAGTTTGTCGACGCGATGCCCTCGGGCAAGCCCGTCGCGCAGGGCATGGGCGCGGGTACGATGG includes:
- the larE gene encoding ATP-dependent sacrificial sulfur transferase LarE, which codes for MDAGSSARVEEARVQTVSTDVDVKFRRLLDRLAPLVRDGLIVAFSGGVDSAFLLWAADRARQAHGGRVLALTAVSASMATVERDDARDFAMRLGVEHLWQESLEVSNPAYVANDGSRCYHCKSELFRIGGNVARERGYGALAYGYNFSDRGDTRPGHRAALENDVVSPLADAELTKDDIRVLLRAHGLPLADKPASPCLSSRLMTGVAVTPGKLADVEALEALLRTGGLRVFRVRLHEAGAQRFLRLEVAPDELSRALELREDLVREGIARGYRWVTLDLAGYRMGGGT
- the larB gene encoding nickel pincer cofactor biosynthesis protein LarB, with product MNRDELSRLLEAVACGAVKPAVAADQLAGGPFRSTELEFATLDHHRSLRHRMGEVVYGEGKTAAQCVAIAERLAATGTPVLVTRLDAERSAALRQHFPEGRENRSARTFIANAPAVKGSSSGEPFVAIIAAGTSDLAVAEEAAEVCVASETAFERICDVGVAGLHRLLHKIPEIQQASALVVVAGMEGALPSVVAGLVGRPLFAVPTSVGYGASFGGLAALLAMLNSCAPGVTVANIDNGFSAAYAACNVAHLVREARLEGARRESL
- a CDS encoding LarC family nickel insertion protein yields the protein MTRSLFLESVAGIAGDMFAAAFLDAGLVTREQLERLPAELGLEGVRLDITHPIKATMRATHVLVTADGDAWKRALGASHDHAHGAVGVMSPSGAAEDEWSVTKGASIDDNPGHLLSASGHAHAHSHAHAHSHEPGHWHTHYRDLDAFLERSRLEPAVRQLARDVFGVIARAEAEAHGMSVDEIAFHEVGAVDSVLDVVMSAFCVVRSQVDAIYATPVKLGRGVITIQHGTHPVPPPASARIVLGMPVAAVPEAITRPNVELSTPTGLAILKALNVQFVDAMPSGKPVAQGMGAGTMDLGTYPNVFRVTVLEGMGERTTSLPYERDEVVEIACNLDDETAERTAWVVEKLMALGALDAWIRPVTGKKGRAGIELSVLASTDEWEKLADWLLRNSSTFGMRHRRWDRLKLARRFERRVTPQGELTYKVGLTTTGEVLKEKPEFEELRKLWDQDVMPDA